A window of the Corythoichthys intestinalis isolate RoL2023-P3 chromosome 6, ASM3026506v1, whole genome shotgun sequence genome harbors these coding sequences:
- the LOC130917123 gene encoding P2Y purinoceptor 2-like, with protein sequence MTTSAVSNKSSSSDASGETVNTMGPGNVSNFYCHFQEDFKYILLPVSYSLVFVFGLALNFTAVYVIVFRTKRWNPSTIYMFNLTVCDTLYILTLPFLIYYYAVKNDWPFGELFCKLIRFLFYTNLYGSILFLCCISLHRFVGICYPVRSLKWISAGRAKLVSVAVWVCVLFCQAPILYFSRMRDVTTERICYDTTSPEFFDDFLVYSSAVTVFMFVLPFMVLLVCYGLMVQKLLEPSWGSDTLAQGGGADQEAIPTKQKSVKMIIIVLATFMLCFLPFHLTRSLYYCFRYLRQFNPAQVSCYLLEASSIAYKVTRPFASANSCMDPILYFLAGQDARTNLTRKKMFLRRQDESEGWSLEPTQHGHRQTYLTGARAQVSVCSGPV encoded by the exons GTGAAACGGTCAACACGATGGGCCCAGGCAATGTCAGTAACTTCTACTGTCATTTTCAAGAAGATTTTAAATACATTCTGCTTCCAGTCAGCTACTCACTTGTGTTCGTGTTTGGCCTGGCACTTAATTTCACAGCGGTATATGTTATTGTGTTCCGCACAAAACGCTGGAACCCCTCCACTATCTACATGTTCAACCTAACAGTGTGTGACACGCTTTACATCCTCACACTGCCCTTCCTCATTTACTACTACGCCGTTAAAAATGACTGGCCCTTCGGAGAACTGTTCTGCAAGCTCATACGCTTCCTCTTTTATACCAACTTATATG GTTCTATTCTATTCCTGTGCTGTATCAGCCTTCATCGCTTTGTAGGCATCTGCTATCCAGTCCGCTCCTTGAAGTGGATCAGCGCTGGTCGAGCCAAACTGGTGTCAGTGGCTGTTTGGGTCTGTGTTTTATTCTGCCAGGCACCTATTCTTTACTTCTCAAGAATGAG GGATGTGACCACAGAGAGGATTTGTTATGACACAACCAGCCCGGAGTTCTTCGACGACTTCTTGGTGTACAGCTCGGCCGTGACGGTGTTCATGTTTGTGCTGCCCTTCATGGTCCTGTTAGTGTGTTATGGCTTGATGGTGCAGAAGCTTCTGGAGCCCAGTTGGGGTAGCGATACTTTAGCACAGGGTGGTGGAGCAGACCAAGAAGCCATTCCCACGAAGCAGAAATCAGTCAAGATGATCATCATCGTGCTGGCAACCTTCATGCTTTGTTTCCTGCCGTTTCACCTCACCAGGAGTCTGTATTATTGTTTCCGATATCTGAGACAGTTCAATCCTGCACAG GTCAGCTGTTATTTGCTGGAGGCATCCAGTATTGCATATAAAGTGACCAGACCATTTGCTAGTGCCAACAGCTGCATGGATCCAATCCTTTACTTTTTAGCTGGACAGGATGCCCGCACTAATCTCACCAGGAAGAAAATGTTCCTCAGAAGACAAGATGAGAGTGAAGGATGGTCGTTAGAACCCACACAGCATGGGCATCGCCAGACATATTTAACTGGGGCACGTGCCCAAGTATCAGTCTGCAGCGGCCCAGTATAA